In Sphingomonas phyllosphaerae, one DNA window encodes the following:
- a CDS encoding AraC family transcriptional regulator — protein sequence MDRITELAAVIDRHVTGSGICTTAMPHVSLIRADQPSTPTPAVYEASLCLIAQGSKRVSIGDHSVVYDAAHYLLVSVDLPLVGHVIDASPDRPYLCCKIDLDPAMLSDLMVAEGGAVPHTNLPVLGVYPSDPDLIDAACRLVGLLDRPDAIRALAPLIEREILYRLLTGPHGPMLRHLVTAGSHLNQISRAIAVIRRRFDAPIRIDEVAAEAGMSPSSLHAHFKAITRMTPLEYQKQLRLQEARRLMLIGGATAGTAGFAVGYESPSQFSREYRRLFGAPPRQDIERLHAAPSAGIAL from the coding sequence ATGGACCGGATCACCGAACTTGCTGCCGTCATTGATCGTCATGTCACCGGATCAGGCATTTGCACGACCGCGATGCCGCATGTGTCACTGATCCGGGCCGATCAACCGAGCACCCCAACGCCGGCTGTGTACGAGGCATCGCTTTGCCTGATCGCCCAGGGATCGAAGCGCGTCTCGATAGGCGACCATAGCGTCGTCTACGACGCCGCGCATTATCTCCTGGTTTCTGTCGACCTCCCATTGGTCGGCCATGTGATCGATGCCAGCCCCGACCGCCCGTATCTCTGCTGCAAGATCGACCTCGATCCCGCGATGCTGTCCGACCTGATGGTGGCGGAGGGTGGCGCTGTGCCGCACACCAACCTGCCGGTCTTGGGCGTCTATCCCAGCGACCCCGACCTGATCGACGCCGCATGCCGGCTGGTCGGACTGCTCGACCGGCCGGACGCGATCCGCGCCCTGGCGCCCCTGATCGAACGGGAAATCCTCTACCGGCTGCTCACGGGGCCGCACGGACCGATGCTTCGCCACCTCGTGACAGCAGGTAGTCACCTCAACCAGATCAGCCGCGCCATCGCCGTGATCCGTCGCCGGTTCGACGCGCCGATCCGCATCGACGAGGTCGCCGCCGAGGCCGGCATGAGCCCCTCCTCGCTCCATGCGCATTTCAAGGCGATCACGCGCATGACCCCGCTCGAATATCAAAAGCAGTTGCGCCTGCAGGAAGCGCGCCGGCTGATGCTGATCGGCGGCGCGACGGCGGGCACAGCGGGGTTCGCGGTCGGCTATGAAAGCCCGTCGCAGTTCAGCCGCGAATATCGCCGCCTGTTTGGCGCGCCGCCGCGTCAGGACATCGAACGGCTGCACGCCGCCCCTTCGGCAGGGATCGCCCTCTGA